The Amaranthus tricolor cultivar Red isolate AtriRed21 chromosome 14, ASM2621246v1, whole genome shotgun sequence DNA window ACTCTTCATTCATCAAATCATCAAACCGAGTCCATGAGACCATAAACTCAAGGTGCAACTTCAATGTGCTCCTTGAAAGTTGAAAGAGTtgtaaaaaagcataaaaatttgTCCTTTAATTACATCACTCtagaaattttataatattttataaataggattttagattaaattttatattttgtacttttataattttttaatgactaCATTTCAGTTTTAATGCTATTTAAGGCACtattttaacattaaatatcttcaaatatacattataaaaaattataaaaatataatataatgaaagtataaattatgataaattaaataagattccGCTTAACTACGTCTTTTTTTATGCATTcgaataaaattaaatgatgaatagtactccctccgttcctttttgatcttccacattactataacgggtagtttcaaaagttcttccactttagaatactttctatttttagaaagtttttatctcacttttaccccttaaaatcccccttttcttttaatgtacccattttcttttatttataattattttctctctcatacttccaatacaatcattacttcacactactatttaattaaaataatatccactacaacctcatacttccaatacaatcattacttcccactattatataattaaaataatacccactaccaccaaagattctctttttcttaatctttgtgaaatacccaaataggaagaacaaataggaacggagggagtagttaCTATTCAACAAGTGTATtagtcattaaaaaaaatatattacagGAGTACAAATGTAAATTGTAATTCCAAAATGAATATGTAAATAAATCCTATCACTTGCTTAGAAaggatacatatatatatatatatatatatatatatatatatatatatatatatatatatatatatatatatatatatatatatataactaaaaatctatgaaatttttttaatcccATCTTATAATATTATCAATTGTTCTAAATTTTtgtattacttttaatttttaagttaaaacatattCAGGTGGAATATtgtttaattcattttaatgtaattaataataaaattttataattttataattatgttaaattagagATTATATTAAAGCTTAGATAAATACATTAATACGTGTGCTAAATTAAATGTACACTTAGATAAGGACAAATGGAGtataatgaaagaaaaaaataaataaatgatatacTTCATGCATGTAATGACGACGATTCCTTAGatcttcttattatttaatgtgATAACATAACTCTTTGTAAAAAAAGATAATATCatctcaaaaatattaattctgTATATATTGGGGTTATTAGAAATTCTAATAACGAAAATAAAAacttcaactttttttttatatatagtactacataaaaatgcaaaaagtgcaaaaatagattttttattcatatatttgtttttgataaaatcttattgttatcattataagTAAGTGATAGTATCATCTTTATTACACTATTTTTTACTCACTccgttttttttcttcttgtttacttttttcacagttattttaaataattttttagcctcatatctctaaatatgaatcataaaaaattgaagtataaaaatttataatataaaaatatacattTGGACAAATTTGACGatatttcacataaatatatttttataacttttttatatgtctcaaaaatttttttaaatttatctttcCTCAATGTGCAatattcttataaataaaaataacattaaagaaCATAAAAGTAAGTAAAAGTCAATTAGTAAGATAAAATCTATAAAAAGtttgacaaaataaaaattatgcttAAAATAATAATCGTATTAAGTTATAGAGTTTGGCCAACTTTAACTATGGTACATTTCTTAGGGTCGATTTAAGATTATTTGTGATATTTTCatataactaattaattaatagaagTATCTTGGTGGAATAATCCATATCATTGCACCAAGTTTAAGTTAGTAGAAGATTTACGGATAAGCATGGGTATTATTGGATCCATTAGTCTGAAGATTATTTGTcttaattaaaagtttgagtTTTAAGAGTTAGTGAGTTACTAATGCCTATAAATTCAGTTTTAAATATGGgtctaaataataaaatatagttCAAGCAAAATTTATTTGACTTAGGTTCAACCGGCCTGAATTCTaactatttataaaaattaaactttaattttatttattgaggTAATAATATATCAACTAATTGCCCCAAAATTTTATCATCACTAATTGACATCtactcctatatatatatatatatatatatatatatatatatatatatatatatatatatatatatatatattaatgcattgtatcaaaatatatttatcatattCATGTTTTCACAAAGTAATATCTTTTCTTTTACTGTATAACATTTAAACTTTATACAAAAACATTTAAACTTTATACAAAATCAATACATATATaagattataattataatatacaaaaaaaaaaaaaaaaaaaaaaaaaaaaaaaaaaaaacacatcaacATAATTGCATTATTTCAATGCCATTAAGTAGTTTCTGCCTTAGATGGATTTGGAGGTCGAATGCATGCAACTTTACCATTGTTAgtaataacactaattaaaaGATGTTGTTATTTTCAGTTGACCATTAATAGCAAACATTTGTGCAACTTTAAATAAAGGGTGCATGATATAATGAGTCAGTTTACTATATTCCATTatagtttaaaataaaaaactatacaTCTTTAACACCATCGGAGAGACGGTAAAAATAACATTAGACCTATTTCAAGATCATATAGAGTCATATACCAACAAACCTGTAATTTAGAGGTGGGAGAGGCTTTCACttttttagattttatttatttatgagcgtcaaaacaattaaaaatgtatTGAAAGTGTTAATATGTAATTCCCTTAAATATGGAGCTTTAATTTCTTGTTTTATGTcatctaattaatttaattaataatcacAATCTACAATTAAGATGCAATGAATAGTACTAAACTATTACCAATAATAAGCCAAGGTAAATCGAGATAATTAAATTACTGATTATCATGATAAGCCGCCATATATAATTAACGAGATTAGGCTCTTAATATTCCatctttatttaattaatcagTTGTATATAATTCATATTAATCCCTTAAATAAACATTTCACCAAAAACGACCTTTTGCTACCGTTTACATGATTTTTACTCATCTTTTCTTATGTGGAACCAAAATCAACCACGTTGGTCTTTGCCCATGGATGATGATCATCAATTAAAATCCATGCACTCCCTTCAATATTTAGATCCCACGtaattttctttcctttctattttttaaattacttaatttgttgattttttttatcaagacttgtttttataattatcgtattgtttttcattaaaaaagagtaaaaatacgagtaaaataattttgaattggGTTGAGTGGGAAGGATTTATATATTTCTGTCTAaacgtatttttttttttttttatgtagatATAACATTCCATTTGATTGGCAACATGAACTACCTTTGGAAGTGATGAACACCGTTGATGCAACTCCATTGACGTATTTCTCTCCTAGTGATTCTATTCATCCATTTTACTCATCATTTGATCTTATACCAAGTTTCTCAATTCCAAGTATTGGTaaactttatatttaattatgaaaaattacttaaaatatttcaattttttattaatttattttttttacaataatgttaacttttaattaattataaataattttagagtTACTTACTCAAgaacaatatattatatatacacaatcatttttagttagttttttttttcacaatactataattgaaaattaagatTAATAATCTTGTAAGTAAAGGTCAAGATTTGTGTAagattatttgattaaaaacctataaatatTGCATACATATTAGCAATAATCGATTTGGTTCAATACACATTTAGAAATGAATGTTCGGttcatcttatatatatatatatatatatatatatatatatatatatatatatatatatatatataatcaaataagaaggattttaaaatgagaagggtgaaaagtattttagtttgattttgtttagttactatatatacaaaaaagaatactatgttataaattaagaacattttaaaaattatttcatagttacctttctgtgtaacagttacttttataattatgagtttttggctcaatcgtgaccatagattttttttattttagtgaaatcaagggtgtagagtcctttttatccttttcatttttaacccCTTTTCAATGGAtctctcccctatatatatatatatatatatatatatatatatatatatatatatatatatatatatatatatatatatatatatatatatatatatatatatatatatatatatatatatatataatatagggATTCATAGGAGGTTCGGAAAATGTTCAACAAGTTCGATTGCACATGACCCAAAAAATTAAGGATCTCAATATAAATTACGTAGTATATGTGAAAtgtttaaaaatacaaagttgttagaaatATTTCATAACTTTTAAAATTGCACATGACCTTTaaataatttgtcaatttttgctcTGCGTCGGCAGGTTCACcattataatcataattattagggttttttttattattgtaacTTGTTGGTTTCTTTTAACATAAGATAAAAATGATGATAAATTTCCGTGCAGAAAATTACACCATATGTGATGGATTTGGAAAAGAGTTTGATGCTTTACAAGAGTTGGAGTTCAGGAAAGTACCACCGCCGTTGATGCTATGTTCTGATCATGATAATACTCATGATCATACAAACACTGATTTtctagaaaataataatattaataataataatgaaaatactactaataataataataatatgaaaatactCGAAGAGAAAGCAAGgtctatttataataataatcataaaaataataataacaatatttcaAAGGCATTGTCAAAGGAGATAATAAGCCAGTATTTCTACATGCCAATAACAAAGGCAGCCAAAGAACTGAACGTTGGGTTAACATTGCTTAAGAAAAGGTGCAGAGAATTGGGTATCCAAAGATGGCCTCATAGGAAGCTTATGAGCCTTCAAACTTTAATTAAGAATGTTCAGGTAATTAATATTTTCCTTtatcattgttttattatatatattttatatttcacTAATTCTTGATTGAGAACGTTTTATCGTGAGACGACTTTAATTAGGTAAGCCCAAAacagtttaaaaataaataaccacttcatatacatgtaaatttagtttattatattttttttgtgtttttttactAATGGACTGTTTATATGGTCCGTCTCACGATAAGATGGTCGTATACAAAACttgttgtttatatttttagtttcctatattttttttcatttttggccTGTAGATGTTGATTTTATGGAGAAATCGAAATAGTTTCTTTTAACCACTCTTTGACCCAAGAACCAAATAATTTCGACCAAGCTAGCACAAGTTCTTAATATAATAACTTGTTTAATTAGCAATATGATTAGTGTAAAAGAATCAACTAAACCAAAAGCTTAGGCTGATGGTTGGGGtctcaggatatgttatatattctaatatgCCCCTTCATACGAGAGTCCATTtggctaaaagtgtggatgcacaTGCACTGAATATTCCACATTggggtgattgagattcgaacccgtgaccaaTATTTAAGTcaccaattataatcttaaattgatcactttactaacattttagtttaattattgttgCGGAGGCATAATATTTCTcatctttttatcattttttcaaGTTTCATTTTTACAAATTCTTGAATTAGACGGTCTCACGGTGAAATCATCTCCTTTGCTGgttatatacacataaaactTTGAGGTAATTACTGTAATTTCAAAATATTTAGTGActaattaaaatcttaaagCGATAACTTaagttttagtttaattattgttgCGGAGGCATAATAATTCTcatctttttatcattttttacaATATTAGTGAACAAATGCAGGAAATGGAAAAAGGAGGAGATAAAGATGAAGGAAAGGTAAAAGAAGCAATACAAACACTTGAACAAGAAAAGAAATTAATGGAAGAAATGCCTGATCTCCAACTCGAAACCCGAACCAAGAGACTTAGACAAGCTTGCTTTAAGGCTAATTACAAGAAAAGAAAgcttattaataatattaattatgataataatattaatacctcacaatcttcttcatcttcttcggCTACTACCACCATTGACAACACTCATGAGATTATTCAGGGTAATAATGGATTTGCAGATCATTGTGTTATTAGGGATGTCATGCC harbors:
- the LOC130799192 gene encoding protein RKD1-like — encoded protein: MKILEEKARSIYNNNHKNNNNNISKALSKEIISQYFYMPITKAAKELNVGLTLLKKRCRELGIQRWPHRKLMSLQTLIKNVQEMEKGGDKDEGKVKEAIQTLEQEKKLMEEMPDLQLETRTKRLRQACFKANYKKRKLINNINYDNNINTSQSSSSSSATTTIDNTHEIIQGNNGFADHCVIRDVMPYSYFAS